The genomic DNA GGCGCTTCCGGCTACCAGTGCAATGACCGCAGCGACCTGTCGAGAGATCACCTGAAACCTCTCCCATAGAATCGCTGCCAGGGCGTCAAGCCCGGAGATACCATCGAGGCAGGTGGCCCGTCAGCCGCTGGCGGAAAGTCTGCTCCTGGCCCTCGCCGGCGGCCTCCTCGGCACGGCCCTCGGCGTTCTGGCCATCCGCGCCGTGGGTGCCCGCGTCGCCCCCCTGCTGCCATCCTTCTGGCAACCGGCGCTGGAGCCGCGGGTGGTGCTCTACACCTTCGCGGTGACCCTCGCCGCCGGCCTGCTGGTGGGCCTGGCGCCGGCGCTCCAAACCGGCCGCTGGAATCTCGCGGAGGCGATGAAGGAGGGCGCCGCCACCAACACCGGCAGCCGCCGCCTCGGCACCCGCAGCCTGGTCATCGCTCAGGTCGCCCTCGCCACCCTCCTCCTCGCCGGCACCGGCATGATGGTGCGCGGCTTCCAGCTGATCCGCTACGCTGCCCCGGGCTTCGAGACCCGGCCCCTGCTGATGCTCTCGGTGCAGCTGTCCCAGACCGGATCGTCCCAGCCGGATTCATCGCGGACTAGCTCGCCTCAGGCCGGCGTAACGGAGAGCGGAGCTCCAGCCTCCAGCTTCGACCAACGCCTCGACCGCCTCCTCGACCGCCTCGCTGCCCTCCCCGGCGTCCGCGCCGCCACCGCCGCCAACGTACGGCCCCGCGGCCCCGTGGTCCCCACCGCCACCCTGGCCCTCGCCACCTACCTGTCGGCGCGGCGGGCGGCGTCGATTGAGCCGGCGCAGGCGCTGCGCCGCGGCTAACTCCTCGCTCCCCGCGCACCCTGGAATCGAGATTGCATCCTCATTAGAGAGAGAAGATTCCGAAGGAGCGTCAACCCTCTATTTTTCAGGCACTTGCCGCTCCCTCCTGTCCAGTCCCCCCGAGAATGTAGGAAGGATTTTCATGAAACAGTACACAAAATTCGGCGTGATGATCGCCACCTCCACCGCCGCCATGCTCTTCTTGATGTACCTCAACACCTACGAGATGAGCCACGTCTTCTTCAGCGAGACCCGCTTCTACATGGCCTTCGTCATGGGCGCCGCCATGGCGGTGATCATGCTGACGTTCATGCTCAACATGTACACCAACCGCAAGGCCAACCTGGCCATCTATGTCGCCAGCGTCCTCGTCTTCTGCGGTGCCCTCTGGCTGGTCCGCAGTCAGGAGACCGTCGACGACGTCTCCTGGATGAAAGCCATGATCCCCCACCACTCCATCGCCATCCTCACCAGCGAACGAGCCCACATCTCCGACCCCCGCGTGCGCGAGCTGGCGGATGGCATTATCGAAACGCAGAAGAAGGAGATTGCGGAGATGGAGGCGTTGATTGAGGATCTAGAGGACTAAGCCCCAGCTTCTCAGTCCCCTCAGATCTGGCCCCTCCCCCTCAGATCTGGCCCCTCGCATTTGGCCCTCTCTACCCCACGGCGTAGCGTAGATCCCACGCAGAAGCGAGACCGGCACTGACGCCGAGCCTCGACTTCTGTTCTAGGAGGCGCTATGCGCGGACTCGCACTCTCGGCCCTGATTCTGCCCTTCTCGGGAGCTCCGCTGGCTGCTTGGGCAGGTGGGGTGGAGATTGATCCGGATGGGAGGCTCAGCAAATCCCTTGAAGCCAGAGTTGCGGGCAGCCTTGATGTGCCGACGCAACCTGATGTTGTAGAGG from Acidobacteriota bacterium includes the following:
- a CDS encoding DUF305 domain-containing protein — translated: MKQYTKFGVMIATSTAAMLFLMYLNTYEMSHVFFSETRFYMAFVMGAAMAVIMLTFMLNMYTNRKANLAIYVASVLVFCGALWLVRSQETVDDVSWMKAMIPHHSIAILTSERAHISDPRVRELADGIIETQKKEIAEMEALIEDLED